The following proteins are co-located in the Wenzhouxiangella marina genome:
- a CDS encoding M56 family metallopeptidase codes for MAWLNTAWIESLGLTLLHFVWQGALIGLAYALVLWVVRPSSASARYNLAVGTLLLLGLAPVLTLIHLTLQSGTSETAVGAAGAWTLIEVVAGTDGHQAASNWLFWTVAAWLAGVVVLSARLALGWHYIHQLRRSAEHATVAHLQPVLERLCQTMVVRRSVALASSARVRSPVVVGWLKPLILLPPALSARLSIEQLEMILAHELAHIRRHDHLVNLVQTVIETLFFYHPVVALVSRRIRIERENACDDLAVAATRNRLAYVEMLATLEHLRQPGPRLALGMQDGQILGRIRRLVERAQPKRQLGLTLPALLVMTLGAGLTGLSLLPEAEPEVLEIEAVTRAPAAVEAPAEAASNRSLAESRPLFGLPSANQLRFESPEPVAEPAPETVLDPARDREMTRAATDEVREDRSIAETTAVTTVERSEEAAIDMPSETLAASDTQAAAAQDAPLQVAMARPNPAPLEPRTEPEPPISLEPPPLTGGELRQRVEPDFPRSARRRGVNGLVELEFLVDSRGRVQDIDVIDERPLGWDFGEAAQEAIAQWRFEPYRRGEAAVERRVRVEVEFDLAQACEISTGSRLPRC; via the coding sequence ATGGCCTGGTTGAATACCGCCTGGATCGAATCCCTGGGCCTCACCCTGCTGCACTTCGTCTGGCAAGGCGCGCTGATCGGCCTGGCCTATGCCCTGGTGCTCTGGGTCGTCCGACCGAGCAGCGCCAGCGCACGCTACAACCTGGCCGTCGGCACCCTGCTGCTGCTCGGCCTGGCCCCCGTCCTGACCCTGATCCACCTGACGCTGCAGTCCGGCACGAGCGAGACCGCGGTCGGTGCTGCGGGCGCGTGGACCTTGATCGAGGTGGTCGCCGGCACGGACGGTCACCAGGCGGCCTCGAACTGGCTGTTCTGGACCGTGGCCGCCTGGCTCGCCGGGGTCGTCGTGCTGTCCGCCCGCCTCGCCCTGGGCTGGCACTACATTCATCAGCTGCGCCGCTCGGCCGAGCACGCCACCGTGGCCCATCTGCAGCCAGTGCTCGAGCGCCTGTGCCAGACCATGGTGGTTCGCCGCTCGGTCGCTCTGGCCAGCTCGGCCAGAGTCCGTTCACCGGTGGTGGTCGGCTGGCTCAAGCCCCTGATCCTGCTGCCGCCGGCGCTGAGCGCTCGTCTGAGTATCGAGCAGCTCGAAATGATCCTGGCTCACGAGCTGGCGCACATCCGGCGCCATGACCATCTGGTCAACCTCGTGCAGACCGTGATCGAGACCCTTTTCTTCTACCACCCGGTGGTGGCGCTGGTGTCCCGGCGCATCCGCATCGAGCGCGAAAACGCCTGCGACGATCTGGCCGTGGCGGCCACGCGCAATCGCCTGGCCTACGTCGAAATGCTGGCCACCCTGGAACATCTGCGCCAGCCCGGCCCTCGCCTGGCCCTGGGCATGCAGGACGGTCAGATTCTCGGTCGCATCCGCCGCCTGGTCGAACGCGCTCAACCGAAGCGTCAGCTGGGTCTGACCCTGCCCGCCCTGCTGGTGATGACGCTCGGAGCCGGCCTGACCGGTCTGTCCTTGCTGCCCGAGGCCGAGCCCGAAGTCCTGGAAATCGAGGCCGTGACCCGCGCCCCGGCAGCCGTCGAAGCGCCGGCCGAAGCAGCTTCGAACCGCAGCCTGGCTGAATCGCGACCGCTGTTCGGCCTGCCCTCGGCCAACCAGCTCCGCTTCGAGTCGCCCGAGCCGGTCGCGGAGCCAGCCCCCGAGACCGTCCTGGATCCGGCACGGGACCGCGAAATGACGCGCGCCGCCACGGACGAGGTCCGCGAAGATCGATCGATCGCCGAGACCACCGCCGTGACCACCGTCGAACGCAGCGAAGAAGCGGCGATCGACATGCCGAGCGAGACCCTGGCCGCTTCCGACACCCAGGCCGCAGCGGCGCAGGATGCACCGCTGCAAGTGGCCATGGCGCGGCCGAACCCCGCCCCGCTGGAACCGCGCACCGAGCCCGAGCCGCCGATCAGCCTGGAACCGCCGCCCCTGACCGGGGGTGAACTGCGCCAGCGCGTCGAACCGGACTTCCCGCGCAGCGCCCGACGCCGCGGCGTCAACGGTCTGGTCGAACTGGAGTTTCTGGTCGACTCGCGAGGTCGTGTTCAGGACATCGACGTGATCGACGAGCGCCCCCTTGGCTGGGACTTCGGTGAAGCCGCCCAGGAGGCCATTGCCCAGTGGCGCTTCGAACCCTATCGACGCGGCGAAGCAGCGGTCGAACGCCGCGTGCGCGTGGAGGTCGAATTCGACCTGGCCCAGGCCTGCGAGATCTCCACCGGATCCCGTCTGCCGCGCTGCTGA
- a CDS encoding DUF3617 domain-containing protein — protein MFARIAVAALSASLALSAAADAPNIEPGNWEHTSTVTFVSEFPIPEQSDTSTSCITAEDVAEGQAFMDEPMEGCTITNRDVRADGMDYSMSCEQGEGMTMTMEASMQFNGDSMEGTIRGEMQSPMGPMQMNVTMSGRRIGDC, from the coding sequence ATGTTTGCACGTATCGCCGTGGCCGCCCTGAGCGCCAGCCTGGCCCTGTCGGCAGCGGCCGACGCTCCCAACATCGAACCCGGTAACTGGGAGCACACCAGCACCGTCACCTTCGTTTCCGAATTCCCGATCCCCGAACAGTCCGACACCTCGACCAGCTGCATCACCGCCGAAGACGTGGCCGAAGGCCAGGCCTTCATGGACGAGCCGATGGAAGGCTGCACGATCACCAACCGCGATGTCCGCGCCGATGGCATGGACTACAGCATGAGCTGCGAGCAGGGTGAAGGCATGACCATGACCATGGAGGCCAGCATGCAGTTCAACGGCGATTCCATGGAAGGCACCATTCGTGGCGAAATGCAGAGCCCGATGGGCCCGATGCAGATGAACGTCACCATGAGCGGCCGTCGCATCGGCGACTGCTGA
- a CDS encoding CRTAC1 family protein yields MRASLCSLALVLSAAAIAGPIRFEDITASSGVDFVHDNGRQGDWQYPEILGGGCGLVDLDGDGWLDLVLVQSGPLPRKRQDRDPPDRTARGGSRIYFSLGLTDPEDPTSLRFEDRSEAAGFRAFGYGMGVATGDVTGNGFPDLYLTHYGPNQLWRNNGDGSFTDITADSGTADPGFGASATISDLNGDGRLDLFVTNYVEHDPERNPSCLAANTRRDYCGPAVFPPQSDRLFINRGDGRFEDRTDQGLIDNVALHGLGVVALDMDEDGAVDVFVANDGTANQFWKNLGDDRFRENALMSGTAVNRNGQMEAGMGIAVGDPDRDGRFDLLLTHLDGESNTFYRNLGHGLFTDQTAAWGLLAPSLPFTGFGTGFADFDLDGFEDLFVANGAVRVEEEQREAGLDYPLRQTDLLFRNLDGRRFSNVTASAGPALAEAAVGRGAALGDLNNDGLTDLLLCDNHGPARLLINRSRTEHAWIGLRLTLGEPARDATGAYVELLNDEGPVQWRRVATDGSYLSASDPRVIFGMGTQDAPTASVRVSWPDGTSERFSNLEIGRYHTLRKGQVPAP; encoded by the coding sequence ATGCGCGCTTCGCTCTGCAGCCTGGCGCTGGTGCTCTCTGCCGCCGCGATCGCCGGCCCGATTCGGTTCGAAGACATCACCGCCTCGAGCGGCGTCGACTTCGTGCACGACAACGGCCGCCAGGGCGACTGGCAGTACCCCGAGATTCTGGGTGGCGGCTGCGGCCTGGTCGACCTGGACGGCGATGGCTGGCTCGACCTGGTCCTGGTCCAGAGCGGCCCGCTGCCGCGCAAGCGCCAGGATCGCGATCCGCCGGATCGCACGGCACGCGGCGGCAGCCGGATCTATTTCAGCCTGGGCCTGACCGATCCCGAGGACCCGACCAGCCTGCGCTTCGAGGATCGCAGCGAAGCCGCCGGCTTCCGCGCCTTCGGCTACGGCATGGGCGTGGCCACCGGCGATGTCACCGGCAATGGCTTTCCCGATCTCTACCTGACCCACTACGGTCCGAACCAGTTGTGGCGCAACAACGGCGACGGCAGCTTCACCGACATCACCGCCGACTCCGGCACCGCCGACCCGGGCTTCGGCGCCAGCGCCACGATCAGCGACCTGAACGGCGACGGCCGCCTCGACCTGTTCGTGACCAATTACGTCGAGCACGATCCCGAGCGAAACCCGAGCTGCCTGGCCGCCAATACGCGCCGCGACTACTGCGGGCCGGCAGTGTTTCCACCGCAGTCGGATCGCCTGTTCATCAACCGCGGAGACGGCCGCTTCGAAGACCGGACCGATCAAGGCCTGATCGACAACGTCGCCCTGCACGGACTGGGCGTCGTCGCGCTGGACATGGACGAGGACGGCGCCGTCGATGTCTTCGTCGCCAACGATGGCACGGCCAATCAGTTCTGGAAGAATCTGGGTGATGATCGTTTCCGGGAAAACGCCCTGATGTCCGGCACCGCCGTCAATCGGAACGGACAGATGGAGGCGGGCATGGGCATCGCCGTGGGCGATCCGGACCGCGACGGCCGCTTCGATCTGCTGCTGACCCATCTCGATGGCGAGAGCAACACCTTCTATCGCAACCTCGGCCACGGCCTGTTCACCGACCAGACCGCCGCCTGGGGCCTGCTCGCACCAAGCCTGCCCTTCACCGGCTTCGGTACCGGCTTCGCCGATTTCGACCTCGACGGATTCGAGGACCTGTTCGTGGCCAACGGTGCCGTGCGGGTGGAGGAAGAGCAACGCGAGGCAGGCCTCGACTACCCGCTGCGCCAGACTGACCTCCTGTTCCGGAATCTCGATGGCCGCCGCTTCTCCAACGTCACCGCCAGTGCCGGGCCTGCTCTGGCCGAAGCCGCCGTCGGTCGCGGCGCGGCCCTGGGCGACCTGAACAACGATGGCCTGACCGATCTGCTGCTCTGCGACAATCACGGGCCGGCCCGGCTGCTGATCAATCGCAGCCGGACCGAGCATGCCTGGATCGGCCTGCGCCTGACCCTCGGCGAACCCGCGCGGGATGCGACCGGCGCCTACGTCGAATTGCTGAATGACGAAGGCCCTGTCCAGTGGCGACGCGTGGCCACCGATGGCAGCTATCTGAGCGCCAGCGACCCACGGGTGATCTTTGGCATGGGAACCCAAGATGCGCCGACCGCATCGGTTCGGGTGAGCTGGCCCGACGGGACCAGCGAACGCTTTTCCAATCTTGAAATCGGCCGTTATCACACGCTTCGGAAAGGACAGGTTCCCGCTCCATGA
- a CDS encoding tetratricopeptide repeat protein, translating into MRIRSGLFLLLLAGLPSLLLADEPTVPHPSLEGVEPLLAEQIVEARELIQSRSEDSEIQQAETWGELGMLYQALEFDDAALAAHRQARRLAPLDGRWPYLIGILLAKDGQGEAALDQFMVARALMPGQAVGAWTRAARVLLELGQNEPARQASEQALALNPDDAAALAVHGEALLALGQAETAIASLTRALTIEPRADRLHYPLAMAHRALGDSEAMQRELERVGRIGVVPDDPVGEFLAAHARGSRIHSLRGREAFQAGDYPAALALFERASQFAPDDPGLWTNLGATQAALGRNAAAITSLQRALELEPENDTARINLAEIHLSEGDQRAAHELLARRGDRLQSSDGRLLRARLGRALGQLDAAATDYLAWLDDRKDLQVWSEAVDVLLRIGRHAEVLELATHPGLNEAGRSTVADLGAELLDRDDASLADLGLASSLAEHLMAVDPSAAHARLRVASLQATRPDCRDAISFLQATLAGDALAPDDRLELQRLVLQLAREPACRDRGSESTIP; encoded by the coding sequence ATGAGGATCCGGTCCGGACTTTTCCTTCTGCTGCTTGCCGGGCTGCCGTCGCTGCTGCTGGCCGACGAGCCAACGGTTCCCCACCCGTCACTGGAGGGTGTCGAACCCTTGCTTGCCGAGCAGATTGTCGAAGCCCGAGAACTGATCCAGTCGCGCAGTGAAGACTCGGAAATCCAACAGGCCGAAACCTGGGGCGAGCTCGGCATGCTCTATCAGGCCCTCGAGTTCGACGATGCGGCCCTGGCTGCACATCGCCAGGCCCGCCGCCTGGCCCCGCTCGACGGCCGCTGGCCCTATCTGATCGGGATTCTGCTGGCCAAGGACGGGCAGGGTGAAGCCGCGCTGGATCAGTTCATGGTGGCCCGAGCGCTGATGCCGGGGCAGGCCGTCGGTGCCTGGACCCGAGCTGCCAGGGTCCTGCTCGAGCTTGGACAGAATGAACCGGCGCGGCAGGCCAGCGAGCAGGCCCTGGCCCTGAATCCGGACGACGCCGCCGCATTGGCGGTTCATGGCGAAGCGCTGCTGGCGCTTGGCCAGGCCGAGACCGCGATCGCTTCCCTGACGCGCGCGCTGACGATCGAACCACGCGCCGATCGATTGCACTATCCGCTGGCGATGGCCCATCGCGCCCTGGGTGACTCGGAGGCCATGCAGCGTGAACTGGAACGGGTCGGACGAATCGGCGTCGTGCCCGATGATCCGGTCGGCGAGTTTCTCGCGGCCCACGCCCGGGGCTCGCGGATCCACAGCCTGCGCGGAAGAGAAGCCTTCCAGGCCGGTGACTACCCGGCAGCCCTGGCCCTGTTCGAACGAGCCAGCCAATTCGCTCCGGACGATCCCGGCCTGTGGACCAATCTCGGCGCCACCCAGGCGGCACTCGGCCGGAACGCGGCAGCCATCACCAGCCTGCAGCGGGCCCTCGAGCTCGAGCCGGAAAACGACACGGCCCGGATCAACCTGGCCGAAATCCATCTGAGCGAAGGCGATCAGAGAGCCGCCCATGAATTGCTAGCTCGCCGTGGAGACCGGCTGCAGTCGAGCGATGGTCGACTGCTACGGGCTCGACTGGGTCGAGCCCTGGGCCAGCTGGACGCCGCAGCCACTGACTACCTGGCCTGGCTCGATGATCGGAAGGATCTGCAGGTCTGGAGCGAGGCGGTCGACGTCCTACTGCGGATCGGCCGACACGCCGAGGTGCTGGAGCTGGCCACGCACCCGGGTCTGAACGAGGCGGGTCGCTCGACGGTCGCGGACCTCGGCGCTGAGCTGCTGGACCGGGACGATGCCAGCCTGGCCGATCTGGGTCTGGCCTCGTCGCTCGCGGAACATCTGATGGCCGTCGATCCTTCGGCTGCGCACGCCCGGCTGCGGGTGGCCAGCCTGCAGGCCACGCGCCCGGATTGCCGCGACGCGATATCCTTTCTCCAGGCAACGCTGGCTGGCGATGCGCTCGCTCCCGATGACCGGCTGGAGCTTCAACGCCTGGTGCTGCAGCTGGCCCGCGAGCCAGCCTGCCGGGATCGAGGCAGTGAGTCCACGATCCCCTGA
- a CDS encoding tail fiber domain-containing protein yields the protein MKHVFGGLMVLAASQSFAVQLNEEIAASQRGDVLHWSVPADHAGATLDLVSPTGHLASFSFMPGEAISLDLAEHAADQGQYLYELTLDPRIDSEQLEALRAARLAGTSLDLGLKVERIEGAFQRLEQAWVGPGTGAAALQADRDSGVDDLPPGGTISDTIIGDLTVRNSLCVGGDCLDAEAFGSDTIRLKENNLRIHFEDTSASGSFASGDWRVTVNGSQNGDPDFFAIDYATANSTPFRVDGGAPSNALRVASQGNVGIGTPTPVLELHVRDGDSPGIRLEQDASSGFAVQSWDIVGNETSFFVRDATNGSTLPFRIRPGAASNALVISNDSNVGVGILSPAAKLHVANGDLRVDGSVYQLSSRAAKTDLVAMDAERLLNLLASLDLFNWRYSSADDQGLHFGPTAEDFHALFGLGETDRHISVSDMAGVALGAAQALQRELAEKEAELDEVHARLERLEQLFELQTDE from the coding sequence ATGAAGCACGTCTTTGGCGGTCTAATGGTGCTGGCGGCCAGCCAGTCTTTTGCCGTTCAGCTCAATGAAGAGATCGCCGCCAGTCAGCGCGGCGATGTCCTGCACTGGTCGGTGCCTGCCGACCACGCCGGCGCCACGCTCGATCTGGTCTCACCGACCGGTCATCTGGCGTCGTTCTCATTCATGCCGGGCGAGGCCATTTCGCTCGATCTGGCCGAACATGCCGCGGACCAGGGTCAGTACCTCTACGAGCTCACCCTCGATCCGAGGATCGATTCCGAACAGCTCGAGGCCCTTCGGGCCGCCCGCCTGGCCGGGACGTCGCTGGACCTGGGCCTGAAGGTAGAGCGGATCGAAGGCGCCTTCCAGCGCCTGGAGCAGGCCTGGGTCGGCCCCGGGACCGGGGCGGCTGCGCTGCAGGCTGACCGCGACAGTGGCGTCGATGATTTGCCACCGGGCGGCACGATCAGCGATACCATCATCGGTGATCTGACCGTCCGCAACAGCCTCTGTGTCGGGGGCGACTGTCTTGACGCGGAGGCTTTCGGCTCCGACACGATCCGCCTGAAGGAAAACAATCTCCGCATCCACTTCGAAGACACCAGTGCATCGGGCTCCTTTGCCAGTGGCGACTGGCGCGTCACGGTCAACGGTAGTCAGAACGGTGATCCGGATTTCTTTGCGATCGACTATGCGACCGCAAACAGCACTCCGTTCCGCGTCGACGGGGGCGCGCCCAGCAATGCGCTGCGAGTCGCTTCCCAGGGCAACGTCGGGATCGGAACTCCAACGCCGGTGCTGGAGCTGCACGTGCGCGACGGCGATTCGCCCGGTATCCGCCTCGAGCAGGACGCTTCTTCGGGCTTTGCGGTCCAGAGCTGGGATATTGTCGGGAACGAGACCAGTTTTTTCGTCCGTGATGCAACCAATGGCTCGACCCTGCCGTTCCGGATCCGGCCCGGCGCTGCCAGCAACGCGCTGGTGATTTCCAATGATAGTAATGTCGGGGTCGGCATCCTGAGCCCCGCCGCCAAGCTGCACGTGGCGAATGGTGACCTGCGCGTCGACGGCTCCGTCTACCAGCTTTCCAGCCGGGCGGCCAAGACCGACCTGGTCGCCATGGATGCCGAGCGCCTGCTCAATCTGCTCGCCAGCCTGGACCTGTTCAACTGGCGCTACAGCAGCGCTGACGATCAGGGTCTGCATTTCGGCCCCACGGCCGAGGACTTTCATGCCCTGTTCGGTCTTGGCGAGACCGATCGCCATATCAGCGTCTCCGACATGGCCGGCGTGGCTCTGGGCGCCGCTCAGGCGCTGCAGCGCGAGCTGGCCGAAAAGGAGGCCGAGCTCGACGAGGTCCATGCTCGCCTCGAGCGTCTCGAGCAGCTCTTCGAACTTCAGACCGACGAGTAA